The following are encoded in a window of Castanea sativa cultivar Marrone di Chiusa Pesio chromosome 5, ASM4071231v1 genomic DNA:
- the LOC142634011 gene encoding pentatricopeptide repeat-containing protein At1g73400, mitochondrial: MRTLCKHLFAIRIRNPSSLFYNFKINGPVEPTCRVPDFVASQWLLRPHMSLLQTYFFDLVKFSYPSSLPVVFKVGVRPFCSEIAPLGPTFDCTVKDVGDNKCLESDGEKLYNAVVEHSNAHHNMEKTLDQVGVKLTTDLVVQVLHRLRFEEKIAFRFFTWAGHQENYAHEPRAYNDMIDILSSTKYKVKQFRIVCDLLDYMKRHDKNAVPVEVLLKILRQYTEKHLTYLQKFAKKKRIRVKTQPEINAFNLLLDALCKCSLVKDAEAMFKKVKNKVMPDANTYNILFFGWCRVRNPSRGMRVLEEMIDLGHTPDNFTYNTAIDTFCKAGMITEAAELFEFMRTKGSTMSSPTAKTYAIMIVAFVQNDRMDECFKLLGHMIHSGCLPDVSTYKELIEGMCLVGKIEEAYKFIEEMGNKGYPPDIVTYNCFLKVLCDNQKSSEALRLYGRMLEVGCVPSVQTYNMLISMFFKMADPDGAFESWHEMDKRGCAQDTDTYCLMIDGLFGCNKIEDACFLLEDMVNKGMKLPYRKFDSFLMQLSVIGDLRAIHRLSEHMKKFYNPAMARRIALNEKRKSISLRGK, encoded by the coding sequence ATGAGGACACTCTGTAAACATTTATTTGCTATTAGAATTAGAAACCCTTCTTCCTTATTCTATAATTTTAAGATAAATGGACCAGTTGAACCAACATGCCGGGTTCCGGATTTTGTTGCCTCTCAATGGCTGCTTCGTCCCCATATGTCATTActacaaacatatttttttgatttagtCAAATTTTCATACCCTTCGAGTCTGCCTGTTGTTTTCAAGGTTGGTGTGCGGCCCTTTTGTTCAGAAATTGCTCCATTGGGTCCAACATTTGATTGCACTGTGAAAGATGTTGGGGATAATAAATGTTTAGAAAGTGATGGTGAAAAGTTGTACAATGCTGTTGTCGAGCACTCTAATGCGCATCATAACATGGAGAAGACTCTTGACCAAGTTGGTGTGAAATTGACTACTGATTTAGTAGTACAGGTTCTTCATAGGCTCCGGTTTGAGGAGAAAATAGCATTTAGGTTTTTTACGTGGGCAGGGCATCAAGAGAACTATGCGCATGAGCCTCGGGCGTATAATGATATGATTGACATACTTTCTAGTACAAAATACAAGGTCAAGCAGTTTCGAATTGTTTGTGATTTATTGGATTACATGAAGAGGCATGATAAGAATGCTGTACCTGTGGAAGTtctgttgaaaattttgagacaGTACACCGAAAAGCATCTAACCTATTTGCAGAAATTTGCCAAAAAGAAGAGGATAAGGGTGAAAACGCAGCCAGAGATCAATGCCTTTAACTTGCTGTTGGATGCTTTGTGCAAGTGTAGTCTGGTTAAGGATGCTGAAGCCATGTTTAAGAAGGTGAAAAACAAGGTTATGCCTGATGCAAATACTTACAATATATTGTTTTTTGGATGGTGTAGAGTAAGAAACCCAAGTAGAGGAATGAGGGTACTGGAAGAAATGATTGATTTGGGTCATACGCCTGATAATTTTACTTACAATACCGCCATTGATACCTTTTGCAAGGCAGGGATGATAACGGAAGCAGCTGAACTCTTTGAGTTCATGAGAACGAAAGGTTCTACCATGTCTTCTCCCACTGCTAAAACTTATGCAATCATGATTGTGGCTTTTGTCCAGAATGATAGAATGGATGAATGCTTTAAACTTCTGGGGCATATGATACACAGTGGTTGCCTTCCTGATGTTTCGACATACAAAGAGCTGATTGAAGGGATGTGTCTGGTTGGAAAGATTGAGGAAGCTTACAAGTTCATAGAAGAGATGGGTAATAAAGGTTACCCTCCTGATATTGTTACTTATAATTGTTTTCTCAAGGTCCTTTGTGACAATCAAAAGAGTAGTGAAGCACTTAGGCTTTATGGCAGAATGCTTGAGGTGGGTTGTGTGCCTAGCGTGCAGACCTATAATATGCTGATTTCAATGTTCTTTAAGATGGCAGATCCTGATGGGGCATTCGAGTCTTGGCACGAGATGGATAAGAGAGGCTGTGCACAGGACACTGACACTTATTGCTTGATGATTGATGGGCTTTTTGGTTGCAATAAGATTGAAGATGCATGTTTTCTTTTGGAAGATATGGTAAACAAGGGAATGAAATTGCCATATCGGAAGTTTGATTCATTTTTGATGCAGCTTTCAGTGATTGGTGATCTCCGTGCCATCCACAGGCTTTCAGAGCATATGAAAAAGTTCTACAATCCTGCTATGGCAAGACGAATTGCACTGAACGAGAAGCGAAAGAGCATCAGTTTGAGAGGGAAGTAA